One Cupriavidus oxalaticus genomic region harbors:
- the soxR gene encoding redox-sensitive transcriptional activator SoxR, protein MPRTSPPVSTTPATAEAPRRRRPRPAEELLSVGQVAERTGIAVSALHFYESRGLIASTRSGGNQRRYARAVLRRLAVIRVAQRMGLPLAVIAAAMQKLPDGRAPTVADWRRLSASWRDDLDERIRTLTLLRDQLDGCIGCGCLSLKACPLRNPQDALAGEGPGPHFPGEQE, encoded by the coding sequence ATGCCCAGGACTTCCCCACCTGTTTCCACCACGCCTGCCACGGCCGAGGCGCCGCGCCGGCGCCGGCCACGGCCCGCGGAGGAACTGCTGTCGGTCGGCCAGGTGGCCGAACGCACCGGCATCGCGGTATCGGCGCTGCATTTCTATGAATCGCGCGGATTGATCGCCAGCACGCGCAGCGGCGGCAACCAGCGCCGCTATGCGCGCGCCGTGCTGCGGCGGCTGGCGGTGATCCGCGTGGCGCAGCGCATGGGGCTGCCGCTGGCGGTGATCGCTGCGGCGATGCAGAAGCTGCCCGACGGGCGCGCGCCGACGGTGGCGGACTGGCGCCGGCTGTCGGCCAGCTGGCGCGACGACCTGGATGAACGCATCCGCACGCTGACGCTGCTGCGCGACCAGCTCGACGGCTGCATCGGGTGCGGCTGTTTGTCGCTGAAGGCGTGCCCGCTGCGCAACCCACAGGATGCGCTGGCCGGAGAAGGGCCGGGGCCGCATTTCCCCGGCGAGCAGGAATAA
- a CDS encoding RidA family protein, with protein sequence MLTLARPNASLNLINPPALYDPRPNGYSHVAVVEGPARIVYVAGQGGEDAAGCLAADFPRQVARAMQNLRIALQAAGADVGDVAKLTVLVVDHSHDRLRTFGAALREMWGDRPAPACTLIPVPRLALDNMLFEIEATAVLPA encoded by the coding sequence ATGCTGACGCTTGCCCGCCCCAATGCTTCGCTGAACCTGATCAATCCCCCCGCGTTGTACGACCCGCGTCCCAACGGCTATTCGCACGTGGCGGTAGTGGAAGGGCCTGCCCGCATCGTCTACGTGGCCGGGCAGGGCGGCGAGGATGCCGCCGGCTGCCTGGCGGCGGATTTCCCGCGGCAGGTGGCGCGGGCCATGCAGAACCTGCGCATTGCGCTGCAGGCCGCGGGCGCCGACGTGGGCGATGTCGCCAAGCTCACGGTACTGGTGGTCGATCACTCGCACGACCGCCTGCGCACCTTCGGCGCCGCGCTGCGCGAGATGTGGGGCGACCGGCCGGCGCCGGCCTGCACGCTGATCCCGGTGCCGCGGCTGGCGCTCGACAACATGCTGTTCGAGATCGAGGCGACCGCGGTGCTGCCCGCCTGA
- the xth gene encoding exodeoxyribonuclease III, whose translation MPALKIATFNINGIRSRIGALRHWLEREAPDVACLQELKTADEGFPARELREAGYGAIWHGQKSWNGVAILARGTEPVEVRRGLPGDPDDSHSRYLEAAVHGILVGCLYLPNGNPQPGPKFDYKLAWFARLIEHAQTLFDSGHPVVLAGDYNVVPTDEDIYNPRSWRKDALLQPESREAYARLLAQGWTDALRAHYGEARIYTFWDYFRQHWQTNSGLRIDHLLLSADLAPRLRDAGVDTWVRGEDHPSDHAPAWVVLNRPAARRKRAA comes from the coding sequence ATGCCCGCCCTCAAGATCGCCACCTTCAACATCAACGGCATCCGCAGCCGGATCGGCGCGCTGCGCCACTGGCTGGAGCGCGAGGCACCCGACGTGGCCTGCCTGCAGGAACTGAAGACCGCCGACGAGGGCTTTCCCGCGCGCGAACTGCGCGAAGCCGGCTACGGCGCCATCTGGCACGGCCAGAAGTCATGGAACGGCGTTGCCATCCTGGCGCGCGGCACCGAGCCGGTGGAAGTGCGCCGTGGCCTGCCCGGCGATCCCGACGACAGCCACAGCCGCTACCTGGAGGCAGCCGTGCACGGGATCCTGGTCGGCTGCCTGTACCTGCCCAATGGCAATCCGCAGCCCGGGCCCAAATTCGACTACAAGCTGGCCTGGTTCGCGCGGCTGATCGAACATGCGCAGACGCTGTTCGACAGCGGCCATCCGGTGGTGCTGGCGGGCGACTACAACGTGGTCCCCACCGACGAAGACATCTACAACCCGCGCTCGTGGCGCAAGGACGCGCTGCTGCAGCCGGAAAGCCGCGAGGCCTACGCGCGCCTGCTGGCGCAAGGCTGGACCGACGCGTTGCGCGCGCACTATGGCGAGGCACGCATCTACACCTTCTGGGACTACTTCCGCCAGCACTGGCAGACCAACTCCGGGCTGCGCATCGACCACCTGCTGCTGAGCGCCGACCTGGCCCCGCGGCTGCGCGATGCGGGCGTCGACACCTGGGTCCGCGGCGAGGATCATCCCAGCGACCATGCACCGGCGTGGGTGGTGCTGAACCGGCCCGCCGCCCGGCGCAAGCGCGCGGCATAG
- a CDS encoding DsbA family oxidoreductase: MTQSLRIDFVSDIACPWCAIGLSSLQLALQRLGDGVDAEIVLHPFELNPDMGPEGQAIVDYLGRKYGRTPAQIAETQAMIRERGAGVGFTFGERAFVYNTFDAHRLLHWAGLEGRQVPLKLALLRAYHTHGKDPSNHAVLLEAAASVGLDADAARRVLESGQYADDVRAEEREYQQLGIQSVPSVIFNNRYLVTGGQPAEAFEQAIREIVAEAQQAGTPR, translated from the coding sequence ATGACCCAATCCCTCAGAATCGACTTCGTCTCCGACATCGCCTGCCCCTGGTGCGCCATCGGCCTGTCTTCGCTGCAGCTGGCGCTGCAGCGGCTGGGCGACGGCGTCGACGCCGAGATCGTGCTGCATCCGTTCGAGCTGAACCCCGACATGGGCCCCGAAGGCCAGGCCATCGTCGACTACCTCGGCAGGAAGTATGGCCGCACGCCCGCGCAGATCGCCGAAACCCAGGCCATGATCCGCGAGCGCGGCGCCGGCGTGGGCTTCACCTTCGGCGAACGCGCGTTTGTCTACAACACGTTCGACGCGCACCGGCTGCTGCACTGGGCCGGCCTGGAAGGCAGGCAAGTCCCGCTGAAGCTGGCGCTGCTGCGTGCCTACCATACCCACGGCAAGGATCCCAGCAACCATGCCGTACTGCTTGAAGCTGCCGCGTCGGTTGGCCTGGATGCGGACGCTGCGCGCCGGGTGCTGGAAAGCGGCCAGTATGCCGACGACGTGCGCGCCGAAGAGCGCGAGTACCAGCAGCTGGGCATCCAGTCGGTGCCGTCGGTGATCTTCAACAACCGCTACCTGGTCACGGGCGGGCAGCCGGCCGAGGCCTTCGAGCAGGCGATCCGCGAGATCGTGGCCGAGGCGCAGCAGGCGGGAACGCCGCGCTAA
- a CDS encoding efflux RND transporter permease subunit: MFNWIVRASLGNRLLVLAVAVILMAYGAFTAWRTPVDVFPDLNKPLVTVITEAGGMAPQEVELLASFPIETALNGMPGVTRVRSVSGVGLSIVYAEFDWGSDIYRNRQLVSERLALVREQLPGGLTPILGPVSSIMGEIMLIALPIDPARASPMQAREYADFVLRPRLLSVAGVSQVIPIGGEVRQLRVEPDTARMAQFGVALPQVENALRDFAANTSGGFIDLNGREYLIRNLGRTNRLEDLKGLAVAYKDGAPVLLEQVASARYAAALKRGDAGFNGKPAVIVSVQKQPAADTVRLTRELEAALGELKRGLPAGVSAPQILFRQADFIEASIGNVVEALRDGAIMVAVILFAFLLSARTTAISLVAIPLSLAVTALAFHLLGQSINVMTLGGLAIAIGELVDDAVVDVENILRRLRQRASLEDPPSVLETIWRASVEVRSGIVYATLVVVLVFVPLFALPGIEGRLFAPLGIAYIVSILASMLVSMTVTPVMSYYLLPRMKRLEHPDSPLVAWLKRLDARMLDWSFPRAKAVLAAAAVTVALAAATVPFMPRTFLPSFNEGSLVMSLMLNPGTSLAEANRMGALAETLVRQVPEVTQVGRRTGRAELDEHAEGVHSSEIDIDLTRSDRSREQVMAAIRAQLASLPASVAIGQPISHRLDHLLSGVRAQVALKIYGDDLDTLRGLAENVRGRLAAIPGLVDITVERQVLIPQVNVRLDYRKAAQYGIPAGEALKALQTLSDGSRITQLIEGVRRYDLVVRLPDAGRTPQDLSRIMLESPRGPVPLSALATVEEGDGPNQIGRENGRRRIVVYANTDGSDMSRIISEVRGAVARAGLPGGYFISIEGQFQAQEQATQLIVLLSLVSLALIYLVLYSRYRSATLALIIMANIPLALIGSVIAMWIGGLALSVASMVGFITLTGIATRNGILKVSHYINLCRHEGETFGIPMIVRGSLERLTPVLMTALVAAFALVPLLVSADAPGKEILHPVAVVIFGGLVSSTILDAVLTPLAFWLFGRRPLERILSQRQGDMY; the protein is encoded by the coding sequence ATGTTCAACTGGATTGTTCGCGCGAGCCTTGGCAACCGGCTGCTGGTCCTCGCCGTCGCCGTCATTCTGATGGCGTACGGCGCCTTCACCGCGTGGCGCACGCCGGTGGATGTCTTTCCGGACCTCAACAAGCCGCTGGTGACCGTGATCACGGAGGCCGGCGGCATGGCGCCGCAGGAAGTCGAACTGCTGGCCTCGTTCCCGATCGAGACTGCGCTCAACGGTATGCCGGGCGTCACGCGGGTCCGCTCGGTGTCCGGCGTCGGCTTGTCCATCGTGTATGCGGAGTTCGACTGGGGCAGCGATATCTATCGCAACCGCCAGCTCGTGTCGGAACGGCTTGCCCTGGTCAGGGAGCAATTGCCCGGCGGGCTCACGCCCATCCTTGGGCCGGTATCGTCGATCATGGGCGAAATCATGTTGATCGCCTTGCCGATCGATCCGGCCAGGGCCAGCCCCATGCAGGCGCGCGAGTATGCCGATTTCGTGCTGCGTCCGCGCCTGCTGTCGGTGGCCGGGGTGTCGCAGGTCATCCCGATCGGCGGCGAAGTGCGCCAGTTGAGGGTGGAACCGGACACCGCCAGGATGGCGCAGTTCGGCGTGGCGCTGCCGCAGGTGGAAAACGCGTTGCGCGACTTCGCGGCCAATACCAGCGGCGGCTTCATCGACCTGAATGGCCGCGAATACCTGATCCGCAACCTCGGGCGCACCAACCGCCTGGAAGACCTCAAGGGACTGGCCGTTGCCTACAAGGACGGTGCGCCGGTGCTCCTCGAGCAGGTGGCGAGTGCGCGCTATGCCGCGGCGCTCAAGCGCGGCGATGCCGGCTTCAACGGCAAGCCGGCAGTGATCGTCAGCGTGCAGAAGCAGCCCGCGGCGGATACGGTCCGGCTGACGCGCGAGCTGGAAGCAGCGCTGGGCGAACTGAAGCGAGGACTGCCTGCGGGCGTGTCCGCGCCGCAAATCCTGTTCCGGCAGGCGGACTTTATCGAGGCGTCGATTGGCAATGTGGTCGAGGCGCTGCGCGACGGCGCCATCATGGTCGCCGTGATCCTGTTCGCCTTCCTGCTGAGCGCGCGCACCACCGCGATCTCGCTGGTCGCGATCCCGCTGTCGCTGGCGGTGACTGCGCTGGCCTTCCATCTGCTGGGCCAGTCGATCAACGTGATGACGCTGGGCGGGCTGGCCATTGCCATCGGCGAGCTGGTCGACGACGCGGTGGTCGACGTGGAGAACATCCTGCGCCGGCTCAGGCAGCGCGCAAGCCTGGAGGATCCGCCGTCCGTGCTGGAAACGATCTGGCGCGCGTCGGTCGAAGTCCGCTCCGGCATCGTCTATGCCACGCTGGTGGTGGTGCTGGTATTCGTGCCGCTGTTCGCGCTGCCCGGCATCGAGGGGCGGCTGTTCGCGCCGCTGGGTATTGCCTATATCGTGTCGATCCTGGCGTCGATGCTGGTGTCGATGACGGTGACCCCGGTAATGTCGTACTACCTGCTGCCGCGCATGAAGCGGCTGGAACATCCGGACAGCCCGCTGGTGGCGTGGCTCAAGCGGCTCGATGCCAGGATGCTGGACTGGTCGTTCCCGCGCGCCAAAGCCGTGCTTGCTGCGGCCGCCGTCACAGTGGCCCTGGCGGCCGCCACCGTACCCTTCATGCCGCGGACCTTCCTGCCGTCCTTCAACGAAGGCTCGCTGGTGATGTCGCTGATGCTGAATCCCGGCACCTCGCTGGCCGAAGCCAACCGCATGGGCGCACTGGCCGAGACGCTGGTCCGCCAGGTGCCTGAAGTCACCCAGGTGGGACGGCGCACCGGCCGCGCCGAACTCGACGAACATGCCGAAGGCGTGCATTCGTCCGAGATCGACATCGACCTGACGCGCTCGGATCGTAGCCGGGAGCAAGTGATGGCCGCGATCCGCGCCCAGCTTGCAAGCCTTCCGGCGTCGGTCGCGATAGGCCAGCCGATTTCGCACCGGCTGGACCATCTGCTGTCCGGCGTGCGGGCGCAAGTCGCGCTCAAGATCTATGGCGATGACCTCGATACGCTGCGCGGGCTGGCGGAGAACGTGCGCGGGCGGCTGGCTGCCATACCGGGGCTGGTCGATATCACGGTGGAGCGCCAGGTATTGATTCCGCAGGTAAACGTGCGGCTCGACTACCGCAAGGCAGCGCAATACGGCATCCCCGCGGGCGAGGCGCTGAAGGCTCTGCAGACCTTGTCCGATGGTTCGCGCATCACGCAATTAATCGAAGGCGTGCGCCGCTACGACCTGGTGGTGCGCTTGCCGGATGCCGGCCGCACGCCGCAGGACCTGTCCCGCATCATGCTGGAATCGCCGCGCGGGCCGGTGCCGCTGTCGGCTCTCGCCACCGTCGAAGAGGGCGACGGCCCCAACCAGATTGGCCGCGAGAATGGCCGGCGGCGCATCGTCGTCTATGCCAACACCGACGGCTCGGATATGTCGAGGATCATCAGCGAAGTACGTGGCGCCGTGGCGCGCGCCGGGCTGCCGGGCGGTTACTTCATCAGCATCGAAGGCCAGTTCCAGGCGCAGGAGCAAGCCACGCAACTGATCGTGCTGCTGTCCCTGGTGTCGCTTGCGCTGATCTACCTGGTGCTCTACTCGCGCTACCGCTCGGCGACGCTGGCGCTGATCATCATGGCCAACATTCCGCTGGCGCTGATCGGCAGCGTCATCGCGATGTGGATCGGCGGACTGGCGCTGTCGGTGGCATCGATGGTCGGCTTCATTACGCTGACGGGCATCGCGACCCGCAACGGCATCCTGAAAGTCAGCCACTACATCAACCTGTGCCGCCACGAAGGAGAAACCTTCGGGATCCCGATGATCGTGCGGGGATCCCTGGAACGGCTGACCCCGGTACTGATGACTGCGCTGGTTGCCGCATTTGCGCTGGTTCCGCTGCTGGTGTCGGCCGATGCGCCAGGCAAGGAGATCCTGCATCCGGTTGCCGTGGTGATATTCGGCGGCCTGGTCAGCTCGACCATCCTCGATGCCGTGTTGACGCCGCTGGCCTTCTGGCTGTTCGGGCGCCGCCCGCTGGAGCGGATCCTGTCGCAGCGGCAGGGCGACATGTACTGA
- a CDS encoding nuclear transport factor 2 family protein: MTYSATGLTSRHTAALAPIEDYLQGHATGNPEVMRRAFHADARIVSFRDGKLHALTVEDFIAARCPGHAPADEAQRRRAIAQFDVVGNAGVAKVVLEHPDVVFTDYMTLLQIDGAWKIVNKTFSAAPRPQQ, encoded by the coding sequence ATGACCTACAGTGCAACCGGCCTGACTTCCCGCCACACCGCCGCGCTGGCCCCGATCGAGGACTACCTGCAGGGCCACGCCACTGGCAACCCCGAGGTGATGCGCCGCGCCTTCCATGCCGACGCCCGCATCGTCTCGTTCCGCGACGGCAAGCTGCATGCGCTGACGGTGGAAGACTTTATCGCCGCGCGCTGCCCCGGCCATGCGCCGGCCGATGAAGCGCAGCGCCGGCGCGCCATCGCCCAGTTCGACGTGGTCGGCAATGCCGGCGTGGCCAAGGTCGTGCTGGAGCATCCGGACGTGGTCTTTACCGACTACATGACGCTGCTGCAGATCGACGGCGCGTGGAAGATCGTCAACAAGACCTTCAGCGCGGCGCCGCGCCCGCAGCAGTAA
- a CDS encoding amidase: MADRLSTALPTDPITELDAVALSCAIHAREVSCVEVLDAFLGQVDRHNPRVNAIVAPVDRDAVRAQAQALDAELARGSSRGPLHGFPQAPKDISPAAGMVTTRGSPIFAGQVTQSDAAIFERMRAAGSVFIGRTNSPEFGLGGHTYNPVYGTTRNAFDPARSAGGSSGGAAVAVALHMLPVADGSDMMGSLRTPAAFNQVYGLRTSVGCVPHGPADEVFFQQFSVAGPMARNVPDLALLLSVQAGFDARMPLTRRAEAPGAFTLPPARDWKGVRVGWLGDLGGHLPTEPGVLETCERALDHFSALGCDVDTALPDFELERLWHAWIDLRSFSVAGANAALYRDPATRALLKPEAAWEIERGLALPGTRVYEALCERSAWYQALRVLFERFDYLVLPAAQVFPFDAGWDWPRTVGGRDMDTYHRWMQAVVPATMAGLPALAAPAGFGPQGLPAGIQIIGPAQADAAVLQLGHAYDQAGGFSRVRSPWLDQPA; this comes from the coding sequence ATGGCAGATAGGCTTTCCACCGCGCTTCCCACCGACCCGATCACCGAACTCGATGCCGTCGCCCTGTCGTGCGCCATCCATGCCCGCGAGGTCTCCTGCGTGGAGGTGCTGGACGCGTTCCTCGGCCAGGTCGACCGCCACAACCCGCGCGTCAACGCCATCGTCGCCCCGGTCGACCGCGATGCGGTGCGCGCCCAGGCGCAGGCACTCGATGCCGAACTGGCGCGCGGCAGCAGCCGCGGCCCGCTGCACGGCTTTCCGCAAGCGCCCAAGGACATCAGCCCGGCGGCGGGCATGGTCACCACCAGGGGCTCGCCGATCTTTGCCGGGCAGGTCACCCAGAGCGATGCCGCAATCTTCGAGCGCATGCGCGCCGCGGGCTCGGTCTTTATCGGCCGCACCAACTCGCCCGAGTTCGGCCTGGGCGGCCATACCTACAACCCCGTCTACGGCACCACCCGCAATGCCTTCGACCCGGCGCGCTCGGCCGGCGGCAGCTCCGGCGGCGCCGCGGTGGCCGTGGCGCTGCACATGCTGCCGGTGGCGGACGGATCGGACATGATGGGCTCGCTGCGCACGCCCGCGGCGTTCAACCAGGTGTATGGGCTGCGCACCTCGGTCGGCTGCGTGCCGCACGGGCCCGCCGACGAGGTCTTCTTCCAGCAGTTCAGCGTGGCCGGGCCGATGGCGCGCAACGTGCCCGACCTGGCGCTGCTGCTGTCGGTGCAGGCCGGCTTCGATGCGCGCATGCCGCTGACGCGCCGCGCCGAAGCGCCCGGCGCCTTCACGCTGCCGCCCGCGCGCGACTGGAAAGGTGTGCGGGTGGGCTGGCTTGGCGACCTGGGCGGCCATTTGCCCACCGAGCCCGGTGTGCTCGAAACCTGCGAGCGGGCGCTGGACCACTTCAGCGCGCTCGGCTGCGACGTCGACACCGCATTGCCGGATTTCGAGCTGGAGCGCCTGTGGCATGCCTGGATCGACCTGCGCAGCTTCTCGGTGGCGGGCGCCAACGCCGCGCTGTACCGCGACCCGGCCACGCGCGCATTGCTCAAGCCCGAGGCAGCCTGGGAAATCGAGCGCGGCCTGGCGCTGCCCGGCACGCGCGTCTATGAAGCCCTGTGCGAGCGCAGCGCGTGGTACCAGGCGTTGCGCGTGCTGTTCGAGCGCTTCGACTACCTCGTGCTGCCGGCGGCGCAGGTGTTCCCGTTCGACGCCGGATGGGACTGGCCGCGCACCGTCGGCGGCCGCGACATGGACACCTACCACCGCTGGATGCAGGCCGTGGTGCCTGCCACCATGGCCGGGCTGCCGGCGCTGGCCGCGCCCGCCGGCTTCGGCCCGCAGGGGCTGCCTGCCGGCATCCAGATCATCGGGCCGGCGCAGGCCGACGCGGCGGTGCTGCAGCTGGGCCATGCCTACGACCAGGCGGGCGGCTTCTCGCGCGTGCGCAGCCCCTGGCTGGACCAGCCCGCCTGA
- a CDS encoding efflux RND transporter periplasmic adaptor subunit, with the protein MPVQAGPGAHGPNGEHLDVAGAVSGTGLARLPDGSVHVPKLAQRRMGIRTALPQEATHPMTVELNAVVAIDPNAGGRLQAGHAGWIEPPPGGFPVLGQRVAKGQVLAVLRHKNEPFDTGNQQARLASLSADLKLAQQRLARLESLQDSIPRKEIEAVRAEVRSLSGQRDAVGKSLRHTDNLTAPASGIIATANVLAGQVVAAGDVLYEVLDPERMLIEANTADATLAGRIQGGTLGRADGGKLEFVGAGRSLKNGAVPLMFRLAGKTLPLAVGQPVTVVATLTDTATGIALPAEALVRNASNVPVVWIKSGTQRFIAQPVEARVLDARTVVVVRGLSPENRVVVSGAALINQVR; encoded by the coding sequence ATGCCAGTCCAGGCGGGACCCGGTGCCCATGGGCCCAATGGCGAACACCTCGATGTGGCCGGCGCGGTATCGGGCACGGGGCTGGCCAGGCTGCCGGATGGCAGCGTCCACGTGCCCAAGCTCGCGCAACGGCGCATGGGCATCCGGACCGCGCTGCCGCAGGAAGCCACGCATCCGATGACGGTGGAGCTGAACGCCGTGGTGGCGATCGATCCCAATGCCGGTGGCCGCCTCCAGGCGGGACACGCCGGCTGGATCGAGCCGCCTCCCGGTGGCTTCCCGGTGCTGGGGCAGCGCGTTGCCAAGGGGCAGGTGCTGGCCGTGCTGCGGCACAAGAACGAACCCTTCGATACCGGCAACCAGCAGGCCCGCCTGGCGAGCCTGAGTGCCGACCTCAAGCTGGCGCAGCAGCGGCTGGCGCGGCTGGAGTCGCTGCAGGACAGCATCCCGCGCAAGGAGATCGAAGCCGTCCGCGCGGAAGTCCGCAGCCTGTCCGGCCAGCGCGACGCGGTGGGCAAGAGCCTGCGCCACACCGACAACCTGACCGCGCCAGCCAGCGGAATCATCGCGACCGCCAATGTCCTGGCCGGCCAGGTGGTGGCGGCGGGCGACGTGCTTTACGAAGTGCTGGATCCGGAGCGGATGCTGATCGAAGCCAACACCGCGGATGCCACGCTGGCGGGCCGCATCCAGGGCGGCACGCTGGGCCGCGCGGACGGTGGCAAGCTGGAATTCGTCGGCGCGGGCCGCAGCCTGAAGAACGGGGCCGTGCCGCTGATGTTCCGGCTTGCGGGCAAAACGCTGCCGCTTGCCGTTGGCCAGCCGGTGACCGTGGTAGCCACGCTGACCGACACGGCCACGGGCATTGCGCTGCCAGCCGAGGCACTGGTGCGCAATGCCAGCAATGTGCCGGTGGTATGGATCAAGTCCGGGACACAGCGCTTTATCGCCCAGCCGGTTGAGGCCCGGGTGCTGGATGCGCGTACCGTGGTCGTGGTCAGGGGCCTGTCGCCGGAGAACCGCGTGGTGGTGTCCGGCGCGGCGCTGATCAACCAGGTCCGCTGA
- a CDS encoding c-type cytochrome: protein MRRTVLPAASALALSALAAMFIAFPAVARAEPDLQAGKALFATRCASCHYVGRNARGAFGPQLNGIFGRQAGTTTDFQYSDAMRTSRVVWSHDTLSAFLRSPAKVVPGTKMRFWGLGNDKQIEDLLGYLQTFR from the coding sequence ATGCGCCGTACCGTCTTGCCCGCAGCTTCCGCCCTTGCCTTGTCCGCCCTCGCCGCGATGTTCATTGCATTCCCCGCCGTGGCGCGTGCCGAACCTGACCTGCAGGCCGGCAAGGCATTGTTTGCCACGCGCTGCGCGTCGTGCCACTACGTGGGCCGCAATGCGCGCGGCGCGTTCGGCCCGCAGCTGAACGGCATCTTCGGGCGGCAGGCGGGCACCACGACGGATTTTCAGTATTCGGACGCGATGCGCACATCCAGGGTGGTGTGGTCGCACGACACGTTGAGCGCGTTCCTGCGTTCCCCGGCCAAGGTTGTGCCAGGCACGAAGATGCGGTTCTGGGGCCTGGGCAACGACAAGCAGATCGAAGACCTGCTCGGCTACCTGCAGACCTTCCGTTAA
- a CDS encoding 3-deoxy-7-phosphoheptulonate synthase, with protein MNDPLKPSSTIASEWQSPPDRTSVTDDAHVEDIIPLPPPEHLIRFFPIRNTAVESLITQTRQRIARIQHGQDDRLLVIMGPCSIHDPQAALEYARLLLAQRQRHAGTLEIVMRVYFEKPRTTVGWKGLINDPYLDESYRIDEGLRIARSLLVDINRLGLPAAGELLDVISPQYIGDLICWGAIGARTTESQVHRELASGSSAPIGFKNGTDGNIRIAIDAIQAASRPHHFLGVHKNGQVATVHTKGNPDCHVILRGGKAPNYDADSVAAACRELQAAGLGDALMVDFSHANSSKQHQRQIDVARDVAQQVRRGSRSIFGVMVESNLVAGAQKFTPGQHSPSALTYGQSITDACIGWDDSLAMLEMLADAVDERRGLKRNT; from the coding sequence ATGAACGACCCGCTCAAGCCTTCGTCCACCATCGCCAGTGAATGGCAGTCACCGCCGGACCGCACCAGCGTGACTGACGACGCGCATGTCGAAGACATCATCCCGCTGCCGCCGCCCGAACACCTGATCCGCTTTTTCCCGATCCGGAACACGGCGGTCGAGTCGCTGATCACGCAGACGCGCCAGCGCATCGCGCGTATCCAGCATGGCCAGGACGACCGGCTGCTGGTGATCATGGGGCCTTGCTCGATCCACGACCCGCAGGCGGCGCTCGAATATGCGCGGCTGTTGCTGGCGCAGCGGCAGCGCCATGCCGGCACGCTGGAGATCGTGATGCGGGTGTATTTCGAGAAGCCCCGGACCACGGTCGGCTGGAAAGGGCTGATCAATGATCCTTATCTGGACGAGAGCTACCGTATCGACGAAGGCTTGCGCATTGCGCGCAGCCTGCTGGTCGACATCAACCGCCTCGGCCTGCCGGCGGCGGGCGAGCTGCTGGACGTGATCTCGCCACAGTACATCGGCGACCTGATCTGCTGGGGCGCGATCGGCGCCCGCACCACGGAAAGCCAGGTGCATCGCGAGCTGGCTTCGGGTAGTTCAGCGCCGATCGGCTTCAAGAATGGCACCGACGGCAACATCAGGATTGCGATCGACGCGATCCAGGCGGCATCGCGTCCGCACCACTTCCTGGGCGTGCACAAGAACGGCCAGGTCGCGACGGTGCACACCAAGGGCAATCCGGATTGCCACGTCATCCTGCGCGGCGGCAAGGCCCCCAACTACGATGCGGATTCCGTGGCGGCGGCCTGCAGGGAGCTGCAGGCGGCGGGGCTGGGCGACGCGCTGATGGTGGATTTCAGTCACGCCAACAGCAGCAAGCAGCATCAGCGGCAGATCGATGTGGCGAGAGACGTGGCGCAGCAGGTCCGTCGCGGTAGCCGGTCGATCTTCGGGGTCATGGTCGAAAGCAATCTGGTGGCCGGCGCGCAGAAGTTCACCCCGGGGCAGCACAGCCCGTCCGCCCTGACATACGGGCAGAGCATTACCGATGCCTGCATCGGCTGGGACGATTCCCTGGCCATGCTGGAAATGCTCGCCGACGCGGTCGACGAACGCCGCGGCCTCAAGCGCAACACCTAG